TCTCTGAAGGATAGGAAGGGACAACCCCGATTAATGCAAGCTTGCCTTCACTCTCCTGAAGTGTATGTTCCAGTTGGGCAACGGAAGCAAAGAAAGCATCCTCTACATAAGGATCTACAGGCAATATAGCTATAATTTCATCAGGCGAAACACCCGCAATGGAATATAGATAAGTCGCTGTCAGCGCAATCGCAGGAAAGGTATCTCTGCGTTCCGGCTCAACTATGATGCGCGTATTCGGTCCGACCTGACTCTGGATCATTTCGACCTGCGCTCTCCCTGTCGCAATAAACGAGGATTCGGATAATCCGTTGTCTCCCAATTGTCTCCATACCCGCTGCACCATGGATTCCGAAATCCCTTCCGGGCTCTCCAGTACCTTCAAAAATTGTTTGGAACGGGAATCGTTGGATAACGGCCATAATCTTTTACCGGAACCACCAGACAAAAGTACGAGCTTCATAATTCTCCACTTCCTCTCTATAATGTGTGGGCGATCGGATGAGGCAAGGTTGAGTAGCCCGCTACGGGCTGGATTTGATCTTACGATCGCTGTTGGACTGGGATTCATTCGATTGTATAAAATAGTATAAAGGTCTAAATCCCGTTTCAAAGGCGAACGCTATCGCTTCTCCAGCTTCAAATCCATTCCTACGCTACTCAAAAATGCATCATATCGATCATACCTTGTGGTGCAAAAGGCACGACCGGACATTATTAAGTCCGGTCAGCCTGTAAAAAACGTTCGGGAGCTCGGCGTTTGCCTGCCTTGCTTGCAAGCTTCTAGTAATCAAGGCTTCGTAACGCCTTGCCAAGATTGCCTTCGACAACCGCAATGGCGTCTTTGCTCTACAGGAGCAGCATAGCGTATCCACATGGTAGGCTTGCTCCACAGGGGCGCCGCGGTACAGCGCATGGCGCCTTAATCGGAAGGAGCGGCTTCAACTGTGCCGCTCCTTCCGATATGCCCTTACTACTCCCATCCCCTAAGATGGGAGATTAAAAACCGTGACTCTATGCGGCAAAAGCAGCGAAGCGGTCCATTTGAATCTGGAGAAGCGCTAGCGTTCTCCTTTGCAGCGGGATTCTTACCTTGGAATGTTTTATATAATCCAGAGAGTCCCACTGCAACAGCGCTCAGAAGATCAAATGGAACGCATAGCGTCTCCCCACCGCCCACAGTCACTTTTTAAACTTCCACTTTATCTCTGTTCCACCCACTCATCCGCGGACGACCCACGGAGTAGTATTCCAGTCCAGAACCTTGAATCTGTTCCTCGGTGAATACGTTACGACCGTCAATCAGAACTGGCTTGTGTAGAATAGAGCCCAGTTGCACGAGATCAACTTCTTTGAACTCTTCCCAATCCGTCAGCAGGCACACAGCATCGCTTCTTTCGGCGGCTTGCTGCGGGGAGGAGCACCATATAATATTCGGGTGATCCACGCGCTCCTTGAATTTATCCATCGCAATGGGATCATACAGCTTGACAATAGCACCTGCCTGAATGAGCGTTTCTACGATTTCCAGTGCTGGAGCTTCGCGGATGTCATCTGTATTAGGCTTGAAGGCGAGGCCCCAAATGCCAATCGATACGCCGTTTAGCTGACCCAGCGATTCACGCAGCTTGGATACAATCATAAAACGCTGGTCAGTGTTCACCTCGACCACCGATTTTAACAACTTAAATTCATAGTCTACATTACCCGCAATTTGGATGAGCGCATTCGTATCTTTCGGGAAGCAAGAGCCCCCGTATCCGATCCCTGCTTGCAGGAAAGAGGAACCGATCCGTTTGTCCATGCCCATACCCTCAGCCACACAGGTAACGTCCGCGCCAACCTTTTCGCAAATATTAGCAATCTCGTTAATAAACGAAATTTTAGTTGCCAAGAACGCATTGGAGGCATATTTGATCATTTCAGCACTGCGGATATCGGTCACATAGATTTTATCCGTGAATACCTGATGCAGAGTGACCATTGTTTCACGCAAACCTGTATTGTCCAAACCAATAATGATGCGATCTGGATGAAGCGTATCATTGATGGCTGAGCCTTCTCTCAGGAACTCCGGCGCGGATACAATATCAAAAGACAAACTCGTATGTCGAGCCACTACATCCTTAATCTTTTCGTTCGTTCCGACAGGTACGGTACTCTTGGTCATAATAATCTTGTACCCGTTCATGGCTTTGCCGACATCGGCAGCCGCCTGTTCAATGTAAGACAAATTCGCCTCGCCGTTAGCCAGTGAAGGCGTACCTACCGCTAAAATAACGATATCCGAGCGACGTACCGCATCGGCCAAATCGGAGGTAAACTCCAAACGGCCAGCTTCCAGATTCAACGCGATCAATTCCTCAATACCCGGTTCATAGATCGGAGATTCTGCCCGGTTCAACATGTCGATTTTGTACTGCTCCAGATCGACACAAATCACCTCATTACCTTTTTGCGCAAAACACACACCCGAGACGAGTCCAACGTATCCAGTACCGATTACAGCCAGCTTCATTCCGTTCATCCTCCTTTTAGAAAGTTCACATAGGCTTGTTCTACATACTTTTTCAATTGATCCTTGAAGTTATCTTCATCAAATTTGCGGGCATGGGTAATGATATCGTCCACATTCCATGCATGTTGCTCGACCTTTGCGACGGCCTCCAGCACATCGTCTACTTGATGCTTGCGGAAAAATACGCCGTTCACATGAGGAACAATCGTATCCAGCGCTCCCCCGCCCTGAAAAGCGATAACTGGCCGTCCAGCCGCATTCGCCTCCAAAGGCGTAATACCGAAGTCCTCTTCCCCCGGAAAGACAAGCGCCCGGCATTCGGCCATCAGCTTGTTAACCTCTTCGTCCTCAAGCCTGCCGAGGAACTCAATGTTCGGGCTAGCCATGGCTTCGAGTCGTTTACGATCTGGTCCTTCGCCAACGATGCGCAGCTTGAGACCGTTACGTTTGAATGCCTCGATCGCGAGATCAATGCGCTTGTAAGACACCAATCGGGATACGATCAGATAATAGTCACCGATGCTTGTAGCACGTTTAAAACGGGATGTATTGATAGGAGGGAAAATAACATCTGCCTCCCGTTGGTAATAGTGCAGAATTCTCCGTTTGACGACGGAAGAATTGGCGATAAACTGGTCTACGTTGCGAGAAGTTTTGGCATCCCATGTTTTCAGCCTGTTCATGTACAGCTTTAGCATATTTTTGAGCAGGTTGGATTTGGACTGCCGGGCCATATATGTATCGTAATCCCAGGCAAACCGCATCGGTGTGTGACAGTAACAAATGTGAAACGTATGTTTGGGTACCTGGATGCTTTTCATAAATGCGCTGCTGGAGCTTAAAACAATGTCGAAATCCCTAAAATCAAAATCACGGATAGCGATGGGATACAGCGGCAGCACTCCTTTGAAATTGGTCTTCACTCCTGGGACGTTTTGTAGCCAAGTGGCTCTAATGTC
This window of the Paenibacillus polymyxa genome carries:
- a CDS encoding UDP-glucose dehydrogenase family protein produces the protein MKLAVIGTGYVGLVSGVCFAQKGNEVICVDLEQYKIDMLNRAESPIYEPGIEELIALNLEAGRLEFTSDLADAVRRSDIVILAVGTPSLANGEANLSYIEQAAADVGKAMNGYKIIMTKSTVPVGTNEKIKDVVARHTSLSFDIVSAPEFLREGSAINDTLHPDRIIIGLDNTGLRETMVTLHQVFTDKIYVTDIRSAEMIKYASNAFLATKISFINEIANICEKVGADVTCVAEGMGMDKRIGSSFLQAGIGYGGSCFPKDTNALIQIAGNVDYEFKLLKSVVEVNTDQRFMIVSKLRESLGQLNGVSIGIWGLAFKPNTDDIREAPALEIVETLIQAGAIVKLYDPIAMDKFKERVDHPNIIWCSSPQQAAERSDAVCLLTDWEEFKEVDLVQLGSILHKPVLIDGRNVFTEEQIQGSGLEYYSVGRPRMSGWNRDKVEV
- a CDS encoding glycosyltransferase, with product MKIAIAHDYLIQMGGAERVVEVFHDMYPEAPIFTTVFSDERLSRNLKDADIRATWLQNVPGVKTNFKGVLPLYPIAIRDFDFRDFDIVLSSSSAFMKSIQVPKHTFHICYCHTPMRFAWDYDTYMARQSKSNLLKNMLKLYMNRLKTWDAKTSRNVDQFIANSSVVKRRILHYYQREADVIFPPINTSRFKRATSIGDYYLIVSRLVSYKRIDLAIEAFKRNGLKLRIVGEGPDRKRLEAMASPNIEFLGRLEDEEVNKLMAECRALVFPGEEDFGITPLEANAAGRPVIAFQGGGALDTIVPHVNGVFFRKHQVDDVLEAVAKVEQHAWNVDDIITHARKFDEDNFKDQLKKYVEQAYVNFLKGG